The genomic region AATCCACTGGCATAGTTATTAAAGAATACTAGCATGAACAATGGTGATAGATACATTATAAATTTCATGTTAGGCATACCAGGCTGCTGTGTGTTTTGCATGGTCTGACCGGTAGTCATTTGCATGTAAAAGAAAATTGCAATCGAAGCCAGAATAGGGAATAAACTAACATGGTCACCATAGAATGGTATGTTAAATGGTAGTTTAAAAATCTCATCATAACTTGATAAATCGTCTGCCCATAGAAAACTCTTTTGCCTTAAATCAAAGGCTGTTGGGAAAAACTCAAAGAGTGCAAAGAAAACAGGCATTTGTAATAGCCCTGGTAAACAACCCGATAGTGGACTGGCACCAGCCTCACTCTGAATACGCATCGTTTCTTGCTGCTTCTTCATCGCGTTGTCCTTGTACTTCTCGGCAATACGATTTAATTCTGGACGTAGAATTTTCATTTTTGCCTGAGTCATGTAGCTCTTATATAATACAGGAGATAAAATGATACGTACACATATCGTTAAAAGAATAATAGCTATTCCATAAGGTATACCGGCATTTTTAGTTAATAACGAGAATAATGGACGTATTACAAATTCATTGATCCATCCAAAAATTCCCCAACCTAAATCTACAACTTCATCTAGATTACGTTCATAATCATCTAAAATATCATAATCTGTCGGACCAAAATACCAGTCCATATTGTATGCTAGTTCACCACCAGTATATTCTAACTCAATTTGAGAGTTGAATTTTTTAGTATAAGTATCTTGCTCATCATCTTGAGAAGCGATATTCTCTGAGATTAACTTAGCCTTCTTAAATGGTGTATCTGTTAAAAGAATAGATGTAAAGAAGTGTTGTTTATAGGCGATATAAGAGACGTCTTCTTCTTCTTCATCAGCCTCAGCACCTTGGCCAGTATAGTCATCACTACCATCTCCATACTCAAACTTAATTTCTGTATAACGGTTCTCGTTATCCATACCTTTAGAGCGCTTATAAGCAAGCATTTCCCAGTTAAGTTGTGGAGCGTCTGCAGTATTAAATGTTTGAGATAAACCTTGAGAACGGATTGTAAAATCCATCATATAGTCACTAGGCTCTAATTCATATCTAAATTCCAGAAATTGAGAAGGACCTACGTTTGCTTTAAAAGATAATACTTTATTAGAACCATTCATAGACTGTGATGGTGTAAAACTCATATCTTTAGTATGCATTTTACGACCATCATTAGTTACAAAGACCAGATCTAGTTGGTGATCTTTCTCATTAGGTTTTGCCAGATAAACTGGTAAAGAGTCATAGGTTTTGTAGCTTTTCAATAACGCTTCTTGAATTAAAGCTCCTTTAGAATCAATTTTAAATTGAATTAAATCATTTTCAAAAGTGATTATTTCATTTGAGCCTGCTTGAAAAACACCGTTGCTAATAGGAGCCGTCGCCGGATCATTATTAGAGGTTAATTGTGGCGTGGTATCTTCTGTAGACGCAGTAGTCTCTGTTGTAGCATTTGGATCAGATTCTACTTCTGCTTGATTCTGACTGAACCAGTACATAAGGATAATGAAAATAAGTCCCATTCCTACTATTGACTTCCAGTCGATTGATTTTTGTTCCATAAAATTTCCCTCGCAAGGGTTGTACTGTGGTTCTATATAAGAACCGGTTGATTGATTTTTACACGCTTTCGCGAAAGCGCAATCTTTATAATCTTATTGCTTTCTCGCAGCTGCTGCCGCTACAAATGATTTGAATAAAGGATGTGGATTTGCCACTGTACTCTTATATTCTGGATGATATTGAACACCGATGAACCATGGGTGGTCTTCTATCTCTATAATCTCTACTAAACCTGTTTTAGGATTAACACCGGTAGATTTTAATCCAGCTTTTTCTAGTTGCTCCTTATATTCATTATTATACTCATAACGATGTCTGTGGCGTTCAGAAATCATGCCTGATCCATAAATATCTGACACATTGCCACCGTTTAACTCACAATCCCATGCACCTAGTCGCATGGTTCCACCCATATTAGTAATGTTTTTTTGCTCTTCCATTAGAGAAATAACAGGATTTGCGGTCTTTTCATCCATCTCTACAGAGTTAGCATCTTTAAGTCCTAAAACATTTCTACTATATTCTATAACAGCCATTTGCATTCCTAAACATATACCAAAGAAAGGCATTTTATTTACTCGAGCATAACGTACAGCTTCTATTTTACCTTCTATACCACGTTCTCCAAAACCTGGCGCCACTAATAATCCATCTAGATGCGACAACTTGGCGTCTATATTATCAACCTCAAGAAATTCACTATGAATAGACTCTATATTTACCTTTACCTCATTTGCTGCTCCTGCATGAATGAATGATTCTAATATGGATTTATAGGAGTCTTGAAGTTCTACATACTTACCTATCAGACCTATAGTTACTTCACTTTTAGGATTCTTATGACGTTGTACAAACTCATTCCAATTAGTTAGGTCTGGAGATTTTTGAACATCTAGATTTAATTCTTCTAGAACTACTTTATCTAGACCTTCGGCAAGCATTTTATTAGGCACATCATATATGGTTTCAACATCAATTGATTGTATGACTGCCTCACGACGCACGTTACAGAAACGCGCTAGTTTAGTCTTAATTTCTTCAGATAATTCATGCTCTGTACGGCATACTAATATATCTGCCTGCACACCACTTTCCATCAAAGTTTTTACACTGTGTTGAGTAGGTTTAGTTTTTAATTCTCCAGCGGCACTTAAATATGGAATCAATGTTAAGTGTATAACCATTGAGTTATGCTCTCCTAATTCCCAACTTAATTGTCTTACACTTTCTATATATGGTAATGACTCTATATCACCTACAGTACCACCTATTTCAGTAATTACAATATCATAATCACCGGATTTTCCAAGAATTTGAATGCGATGCTTTATTTCATCAGTGATGTGAGGAATCACTTGAACTGTCTTACCTAAAAATTCTCCTCGACGCTCTTTTTGAATGACGCTTTGGTAAATTCTACCAGTAGTGACATTATTAGCCTGCGAGGTATTCACATTTAAAAAACGCTCATAGTGACCTAAATCTAGATCAGTTTCTGCGCCGTCTTCTGTGACATAACACTCTCCATGTTCATAAGGATTAAGAGTTCCAGGATCAACATTAATATAAGGATCAAGCTTTTGTATTGTAACTCTAAAACCACGCGCTTGAAGCAGTTTTGCAAGAGATGCGGCTATTATTCCTTTACCTAAAGAAGAGGTAACTCCACCGGTTACAAAAATGTATTTAGCGTGTGCCATAAACGTGTTCTGAGCTTTTAAAATCAGCTGCAAAAGTAGTCATTTTATGTAGAATTAAAGAAAGGAAAAAGACGAGTATTTAAGGACTTTTAAATAGATATACACATAACAATTATTGTTTAACGATTGTTAAAAATAGAATTGAGAATTAGTGTTAAGCTTAACTGGTTTTGAAAAATGCTTGAGATATATAAGTTTCCCATTCTCTTTGTTTAGACAACAGTAGCCCGTGATTAGTCTCTTTATCATAACGGCCTTGCATAGTCTGTCGATTAGCCTCTATTCTTTTAAAAATATCTAGAATCTCCACTTTATAATTTTGAGTAGGTTGATAATCATTAAAAGCTTTCTTTAATAGTCGAGCGTGTAGCTCTGAAATATTCCAGTGTAACTGCTCGTGTCTTAACAATTGTTCATCATCTTCTAGCAAATCCTTCTTCCAACTGAGTTGTGGATAAAATTCACTGCGCACATCAAATTCAATGACTACTTGATCACGAAACCTCTTTGCAGAGTAAGCATAAGCTATACCAGAATTAACGCTAGCTGCATGATGTGCATCTACCGGTGGAGTTCCCATAAAATCATCCCAAGTTAAAACTGGTTTTTCTTGAAATGTAAACTTCTTCTCTGGTACTAACAAAATAGTCCACAAAACAGTTATGAGAAGAACTGACCAGCGCATGTTTAAGACCAGTTAAAAGTTATATTCTTAACAATATCTGGATGAAGACTTTCATGAACAGGACATGTATTTGCGATGCGCTCTAAGATAAGTTGCGCTCTTTTATCGCAGTTTCCTTTCATATCTAAAGTGACATCAATTTGAGAAATACGACGTGGATTTGCAGCCATAGTTTTTGTAACCTGAGCGACGCTTCCTTTTAAATCAATATCTAAATCTCTTGCTTTTATTCCCATCATAGTAATCATACAACTAGCAAGCCCAGTGGCTACCGTGTCTGTAGGTGAGAAAGCCTCGCCTTTACCATTATTATCAGTAGGCGCATCTGTTGTGAAAGTGTTATCACTTTTTAAGTGCTTACTCTCACATCTTAAATCTCCTATGTATGTCACAGTTGATGTCATCAATCTAATTCTTTAATGGTTAAATCTTCTTGATATTGTAATAAATAAACTGATTCATTATAATAACCAGCCATGAATTTTTTTGAATAATTAAATTTATTTTCTACTTGAGATGTACTACCATTATTCATCGCACTATCATATAGATTACCAGCACTTGCATTTCTTAATATAAGATCCATTGCAACATCAAATCCTCTAGTCGCATATGCATTAGGCGATATTTTATATTTACTATAATAACGTTTTGCAAAACTATTATCACTACCAGCATCTCTATTAATACTAGGATATGTGTATTTAAGTGATCCTAAACGCATGTGAGGTAAGTCAAATTCATCGTAATTTTCATACCCGAACATACTGATATTATGAGATTTTGCCTTAGCAGAATAGTGTGATATAGCATCTGTAATAAAACCTTCATTATCTACCGCAAGTATTATCCAGTTCTCTTTTTCAGAATCTAATGCATTCACATATGTTTGCTTATAAATATAGTTATCCTTGTTAGGCTTTAATTCTTTTGCATTAGGAAATAAAGCTAGATACTCGTTCTTTAACTCTGGCTTTTTAGCATCAGTCACTAATATGATGTTCTTACCTTCAGCATTAGCAACGAGATAATTCATAAGTTTCTGTTTTAATAAATCCTGATCAGGTCTCGCTTGAAAAAGGTTTTTATAAAGACGTACGTCAGTATTAGTTAATGGTGACACCACTGGTATACCATCACTTTTTAATTCTTTTGCAGCTTCAACGACATTTTTTGCTAATAATGGTCCAACAACAGCGGCATATCCATTAAAGTCATTTGACTTAATAATGGAATTTACTTTACTAGAACTTTTTTGAGTATCAAAAACATCAAATGACACCATAATTCCTAACGATTGTGCTGAATCTCTAGCTATAGTCATTCCACTATAAAAGTCTAAAGCGATGCGTGTTGCAGACTCCTTGCGCAATAGTTCATCATCTGAAGTATCATCACCTAATTTATTAAGGGATAGCGGTAGCATAACCGCAAATCGTTGTGGATTATAATTAGATATACTATCTAATAGATTTGCAAATCCAGTAACTTTAGAATTCATCACGTTTAATTGTCCAACGCTAAAATTAGGATTAGGGATTCTAATATTCATACCTAATTTTAGGCCTTCTTTAATCTGTGGGTTTAGGACGATAAGTGAATCTTCAGAAATACCTGTTAGATTTTCTAAAGAGTACATAGTCATTTTTGCAGGAACTTCATAATTTACAAACTTTTTAATGATAGAATCACCAGCATTAAAATTTGTATTAGAATTTTCTTCAACAACTTGTTTTACAATTGGCACATTAATGATCATTCCAGGATGGAGATCCTTCAAATCTGGATTAAGCTCTTCTAATACAGGTACTTTTATTCCATATTTAGTAGCTATACCAAATTTTGTATCCTTAGGTAGTACTCGATATTCACCATCACTCAGCACTTGATCAACAACAGCTTCTTCTACTGGTTGTACAGCAACTGGCATCTCTATTTCTTCAAAGACAGGTATCTGTATGCGATCACCTTTTCTTAACCCTTGAGAATAGAGTTCTTTATTTGCTTCTTTGATATCAAGCTCTGTGACTTCATATTTTTTTGCTATACCATATAAAGTTTCTTTACGACGTACTTTATGTTTTTTGTACTCTACGATTTTACGCTGTGTTAAAACCTTAGAACTGGTAGGAATAAGCAATATCGAACCTTCTTTTAATCCTGATTTGATGTCTGGATTAAGTTGAGTTAATTCTGTGGCATTGATTTTATATTTTCCTACGATACTAA from Nonlabens arenilitoris harbors:
- the yidC gene encoding membrane protein insertase YidC, which codes for MEQKSIDWKSIVGMGLIFIILMYWFSQNQAEVESDPNATTETTASTEDTTPQLTSNNDPATAPISNGVFQAGSNEIITFENDLIQFKIDSKGALIQEALLKSYKTYDSLPVYLAKPNEKDHQLDLVFVTNDGRKMHTKDMSFTPSQSMNGSNKVLSFKANVGPSQFLEFRYELEPSDYMMDFTIRSQGLSQTFNTADAPQLNWEMLAYKRSKGMDNENRYTEIKFEYGDGSDDYTGQGAEADEEEEDVSYIAYKQHFFTSILLTDTPFKKAKLISENIASQDDEQDTYTKKFNSQIELEYTGGELAYNMDWYFGPTDYDILDDYERNLDEVVDLGWGIFGWINEFVIRPLFSLLTKNAGIPYGIAIILLTICVRIILSPVLYKSYMTQAKMKILRPELNRIAEKYKDNAMKKQQETMRIQSEAGASPLSGCLPGLLQMPVFFALFEFFPTAFDLRQKSFLWADDLSSYDEIFKLPFNIPFYGDHVSLFPILASIAIFFYMQMTTGQTMQNTQQPGMPNMKFIMYLSPLFMLVFFNNYASGLSLYYFVSNLITIGIMLVIKNFVIKEDKVLAKIEKAKAAPKKKKGRFASKMSEIMEQAQAQQEEQKKGKK
- a CDS encoding CTP synthase produces the protein MAHAKYIFVTGGVTSSLGKGIIAASLAKLLQARGFRVTIQKLDPYINVDPGTLNPYEHGECYVTEDGAETDLDLGHYERFLNVNTSQANNVTTGRIYQSVIQKERRGEFLGKTVQVIPHITDEIKHRIQILGKSGDYDIVITEIGGTVGDIESLPYIESVRQLSWELGEHNSMVIHLTLIPYLSAAGELKTKPTQHSVKTLMESGVQADILVCRTEHELSEEIKTKLARFCNVRREAVIQSIDVETIYDVPNKMLAEGLDKVVLEELNLDVQKSPDLTNWNEFVQRHKNPKSEVTIGLIGKYVELQDSYKSILESFIHAGAANEVKVNIESIHSEFLEVDNIDAKLSHLDGLLVAPGFGERGIEGKIEAVRYARVNKMPFFGICLGMQMAVIEYSRNVLGLKDANSVEMDEKTANPVISLMEEQKNITNMGGTMRLGAWDCELNGGNVSDIYGSGMISERHRHRYEYNNEYKEQLEKAGLKSTGVNPKTGLVEIIEIEDHPWFIGVQYHPEYKSTVANPHPLFKSFVAAAAARKQ
- a CDS encoding DUF922 domain-containing protein — translated: MRWSVLLITVLWTILLVPEKKFTFQEKPVLTWDDFMGTPPVDAHHAASVNSGIAYAYSAKRFRDQVVIEFDVRSEFYPQLSWKKDLLEDDEQLLRHEQLHWNISELHARLLKKAFNDYQPTQNYKVEILDIFKRIEANRQTMQGRYDKETNHGLLLSKQREWETYISQAFFKTS
- a CDS encoding OsmC family protein; amino-acid sequence: MTSTVTYIGDLRCESKHLKSDNTFTTDAPTDNNGKGEAFSPTDTVATGLASCMITMMGIKARDLDIDLKGSVAQVTKTMAANPRRISQIDVTLDMKGNCDKRAQLILERIANTCPVHESLHPDIVKNITFNWS
- a CDS encoding amino acid ABC transporter substrate-binding protein translates to MKNIILIVFVFFAFAKANATTLQNYKQHVVQKGETVFSIVGKYKINATELTQLNPDIKSGLKEGSILLIPTSSKVLTQRKIVEYKKHKVRRKETLYGIAKKYEVTELDIKEANKELYSQGLRKGDRIQIPVFEEIEMPVAVQPVEEAVVDQVLSDGEYRVLPKDTKFGIATKYGIKVPVLEELNPDLKDLHPGMIINVPIVKQVVEENSNTNFNAGDSIIKKFVNYEVPAKMTMYSLENLTGISEDSLIVLNPQIKEGLKLGMNIRIPNPNFSVGQLNVMNSKVTGFANLLDSISNYNPQRFAVMLPLSLNKLGDDTSDDELLRKESATRIALDFYSGMTIARDSAQSLGIMVSFDVFDTQKSSSKVNSIIKSNDFNGYAAVVGPLLAKNVVEAAKELKSDGIPVVSPLTNTDVRLYKNLFQARPDQDLLKQKLMNYLVANAEGKNIILVTDAKKPELKNEYLALFPNAKELKPNKDNYIYKQTYVNALDSEKENWIILAVDNEGFITDAISHYSAKAKSHNISMFGYENYDEFDLPHMRLGSLKYTYPSINRDAGSDNSFAKRYYSKYKISPNAYATRGFDVAMDLILRNASAGNLYDSAMNNGSTSQVENKFNYSKKFMAGYYNESVYLLQYQEDLTIKELD